In one Fusarium falciforme chromosome 5, complete sequence genomic region, the following are encoded:
- a CDS encoding Amino-oxidase domain-containing protein, whose translation MSHNEIQVDVLVIGAGPTGLGAAKRLQHLNSASWLIVDSNKTPGGLASTDTTPEGFLFDVGGHVIFSHYKYFDDCLNEALPNSDDWYEHQRISYVRYQGLWVPYPFQNNIAVLPKEEQARCLGSLIDAALEARGRAPSDKPRNFDEWNIRNVGERLNEIFMRPYNFKVWAIPTTEMNATWVGERVAAPNLKLLTTNAILGKVAGGWGPNATFRFPAKGGTGGIWTAVADTLDKEKTRFGDHGAVAKVYADSKTAHLKDGTIVKYGALISTMAIDHLAETMGDEKLQQLAKPLYYSSTNVIGIGVRGERPERIGDKCWLYFPEDNCPFYRATIFSNYSPFNQPSEEVKLPTKQLANGEVPTSSEPTPGPYWSIMLEVSESSHKPVNQETLLEETIKGLINTDLLKPEDEIVSTYVRRFDHGYPTPTLERDGALAEVQPYLYGKNILSRGRFGAWKYEVGNQDHSFMQGVESVDHILSGSVELTMSYPDFVNTRANTERRLAGLQGIQI comes from the exons ATGTCTCACAACGAAAT TCAAGTCGACGTCCTGGTCATTGGAGCTGGACCAACTGGTCTCGGTGCTGCCAAGCGCCTCCAACATCTG AACAGTGCTTCTTGGCTTATCGTCGACTCCAACAAAACTCCGGGCGGTCTTGCCTCTACCGATACCACTCCCGAAGGCTTT TTGTTCGATGTTGGTGGACACGTCATCTTCTCCCACTACAAGTATTTTGACGACTGCCTCAACGAGGCCCTGCCAAACTCTGACGACTGGTACGAACACCAACGCATCTCGTATGTCCGCTACCAGGGCCTTTGGGTCCCGTATCCTTTCCAGAACAACATTGCGGTCCTTCCCAAGGAAGAGCAGGCTAGATGCCTTGGTAGTCTGATAGACGCTGCTCTTGAAGCTCGTGGGAGGGCTCCGTCTGATAAGCCGCGCAACTTTGATGAGTGGAACATCAGAAACGTTGGAGAGCGCTTGAACGAGATCTTTATGCGCCCTTACAACTTTAAAGTCTGGGCCATCCCCACAACCGAG ATGAACGCTACATGGGTTGGAGAGAGAGTTGCTGCTCCCAACCTCAAGCTTCTCACTACCAACGCCATCCTCGGTAAAGTAGCTGGCGGCTGGGGCCCCAATGCGACTTTCCGCTTCCCTGCCAAGGGAGGCACTGGCGGTATCTGGACTGCCGTCGCCGACACCCTCGACAAGGAAAAGACCCGATTCGGTGATCACGGTGCGGTGGCGAAGGTATATGCTGACTCGAAGACAGCCCACCTCAAAGACG GAACCATTGTTAAGTATGGGGCTCTCATCTCTACCATGGCGATTGATCACTTAGCCGAGACAATGGGCGATGAAAAGCTTCAGCAGCTGGCAAAGCCTCTCTACTACTCTTCTACAAACGTCATCGGTATTGGCGTTCGCGGAGAGCGTCCTGAGCGCATCGGTGATAAATGCTGG CTGTACTTCCCTGAAGACAACTGCCCCTTCTACCGAGCCACAATCTTTTCCAATTACTCTCCGTTCAACCAGCCCAGTGAAGAAGTCAAACTTCCCACCAAGCAGCTGGCGAACGGGGAAGTGCCTACCTCATCCGAGCCTACGCCCGGCCCCTACTGGTCCATCATGCTCGAAGTCTCCGAGTCTTCACACAAGCCTGTCAACCAGGAGACTCTGCTCGAGGAAACCATCAAGGGTCTCATCAACACAGACCTTCTGAAGCCCGAGGACGAGATTGTGAGCACTTACGTCCGACGCTTCGATCATGGATATCCTACTCCTACTCTTGAGCGGGATGGTGCATTGGCAGAAGTCCAGCCTTACCTCTACGGCAAGAACATTCTCTCTCGTGGTCGGTTTGGGGCCTGGAAGTACGAAGTTGGAAACCAAGACCATAG CTTCATGCAAGGAGTCGAGAGCGTCGATCACATTCTCTCTGGCAGCGTTGAGCTCACAATGTCATACCCGGACTTTGTCAACACTCGTGCCAACACCGAACGTCGTCTTGCCGGACTGCAAGGAATTCAGATCTAG